A genomic region of Dactylococcopsis salina PCC 8305 contains the following coding sequences:
- a CDS encoding SpoIID/LytB domain-containing protein: MGLLSVCTQLRAIASDPFPIEVGVIQRFGEELKDEMVITSPNGDPLTLTFEENGESQTLKTDRLTLEIETVPLTKPKVREKIVLSDHATFETAETSAKTWEALGLKVEVTQPGRWQVWADTEVYNSPLLRRLLLESLRDDGYETPYIETEVLEELVTASFVVSGKRYTPEKLEIRHPEKRIYVNGSDAPKRLYPGSLRLQPNSYGNYTLVNLVPVETYLRGVVPHEIGPNAPLEAVKAQAIIARTYALRNLHRFKADDYEICANTHCQVYWGLSDTNQRTDRAIKATAKQVLTYENQLVDALYSSTTGGVTAFFSDIWDGGQRPYLRSVVDSTYGVWDLEKRPLNQEKNFRAFINQQQGFNETGSRAFRWRRESSIENLSEDLNRYLKRINHPDAETVTTIEEMRVTARSRSGRILEMEVETEKGIITLEKTEVRSAFGPPRSTLFYIDPVLKSNGELQGYRFIGGGFGHGVGLSQIGAHHLAKQGWSAQEILSFYYPETEIIPLDEPNLQLQLTNDH; the protein is encoded by the coding sequence ATGGGATTGCTCAGTGTTTGTACTCAGTTAAGGGCGATCGCCAGTGATCCGTTCCCGATCGAAGTGGGAGTAATCCAACGGTTTGGTGAGGAATTAAAAGATGAAATGGTGATCACCAGTCCGAATGGTGATCCCCTAACCCTGACGTTTGAGGAAAACGGAGAAAGCCAAACCTTAAAAACCGATCGCCTGACGTTGGAAATTGAAACCGTCCCTCTGACCAAGCCAAAAGTGAGAGAAAAAATCGTTTTAAGTGATCACGCCACCTTTGAAACCGCCGAAACCAGTGCCAAAACTTGGGAAGCGTTGGGTTTAAAAGTAGAGGTGACACAACCTGGACGTTGGCAAGTTTGGGCGGATACTGAGGTGTATAATTCTCCTTTGTTACGGCGATTGTTGTTGGAAAGTTTGAGGGATGATGGTTATGAAACGCCCTATATCGAAACCGAAGTTTTAGAGGAGTTAGTGACCGCATCTTTTGTTGTGTCAGGGAAACGCTACACCCCAGAAAAATTAGAGATTCGTCATCCAGAAAAGCGCATTTATGTTAACGGTAGTGATGCGCCAAAACGACTTTATCCTGGCAGTTTGCGGTTACAGCCGAACTCTTATGGGAATTATACCCTAGTGAATCTCGTTCCCGTCGAGACTTATTTACGAGGGGTGGTGCCGCATGAAATCGGACCGAATGCTCCTTTAGAAGCGGTGAAAGCACAAGCGATTATTGCGCGAACCTATGCGCTGCGGAATCTTCATCGGTTTAAAGCAGATGATTATGAGATTTGCGCCAATACTCATTGTCAGGTGTATTGGGGATTAAGTGATACCAATCAGCGCACCGATCGCGCGATCAAAGCAACCGCAAAACAAGTGTTAACCTATGAGAATCAGTTAGTTGATGCGCTTTATTCTTCTACTACTGGGGGAGTTACAGCGTTTTTTAGTGACATTTGGGATGGTGGTCAACGTCCTTATTTACGATCGGTGGTGGATTCCACTTATGGGGTTTGGGATTTAGAAAAACGTCCCCTGAATCAAGAAAAGAATTTTCGCGCCTTTATCAATCAGCAACAAGGGTTTAATGAAACGGGAAGTCGGGCGTTTCGTTGGCGACGGGAAAGCAGTATTGAGAACTTGAGTGAGGATTTAAATCGGTATTTGAAACGCATTAATCATCCAGACGCAGAGACAGTGACAACCATTGAAGAAATGAGAGTAACCGCTCGATCGCGTTCTGGACGGATTTTAGAAATGGAAGTGGAAACCGAGAAAGGAATCATTACCTTAGAAAAAACAGAAGTCCGTAGTGCATTCGGTCCGCCGCGTAGTACCCTGTTTTATATTGATCCCGTGCTAAAAAGTAACGGTGAATTACAAGGTTATCGGTTTATTGGTGGTGGTTTCGGACATGGAGTCGGTTTAAGTCAAATTGGAGCGCATCATCTCGCCAAACAAGGGTGGTCAGCGCAAGAAATTCTCTCCTTCTATTATCCAGAAACCGAAATTATTCCCCTTGATGAACCCAACCTACAACTACAACTGACTAATGACCATTAA